From the Saccharobesus litoralis genome, one window contains:
- the metH gene encoding methionine synthase, which produces MKQHPARAQIEKILAERIMMLDGGMGTMIQSYKLEEEDYRGEQYKDWHVDLKGNNDLLSITQPQIIKEIQGKYYAAGADIIETNTFNATTISMEDYDMASESRAINIASAKLARELADEFTAKEPHKPRFVAGVLGPTSKTCSISPDVNDPGFRNITFDALVEAYVESTEALIEGGVDLILIETIFDTLNAKAAAFAVDVAFENKGIELPVMISGTITDASGRTLSGQTTEAFYNSLRHVKPISIGLNCALGPEELRQYVEEMARISDFAVSVHPNAGLPNAFGEYDLDGPDMAVHIKEWAESGFFNIVGGCCGTSPDHIAAIYDAVKDIAPRKIEPREIACRLSGLEPLTISSESLFVNVGERTNVTGSAKFKRLIKEEVYDEALDVAKDQVENGAQIIDINMDEGMLDSEAAMVRFLNLIAAEPDIARVPIMIDSSKWEILEAGLKCIQGKGIVNSISLKEGEDKFIEQAKLIRRYGAAVIVMAFDEVGQADTQERKFEICKRSYDVLVNKVGFPPEDIIFDPNVFAVATGIDEHNNYGVDFIEACKDITDNLPHAMISGGISNVSFSFRGNNPVREAIHAVFLYYAIRNGLTMGIVNAGQLAIYEDIPKELKDAVEDVVLNRTDQATERMLEIAEKYRGDGAAAEDKTAAEWRSWPTAKRLEHALVKGITEFIDEDTEAARQEADRPLHVIEGPLMDGMNVVGDLFGEGKMFLPQVVKSARVMKKAVAYLEPYIELEKAAGSSNGKILMATVKGDVHDIGKNIVGVVLQCNNYEIVDLGVMVPADKILKTAIEEKVDIIGLSGLITPSLDEMVHVAKEMQRQGFDIPLLIGGATTSKAHTAVKIEQNYEHPVVYVPNASRSVSVATALLSEEQRAPFIEKLQADYVKVRDQHNRKGPRNTYISLEKARDNKFVADFSEYTPKTPNQLGTQYFEDFDIQSLRNYIDWTPFFMTWQLSGKYPAILEHELVGEEAKKLFADANALLDKAISEKRLVAKAAFGIFPANSDGDDVLLYKDESRSEVLTRLHHLRSQSEKRGDQANRCLADYIADKDSGVADYKGAFAVGIFGADEWAEEYLKDHDDYNSIMVKAIADRLAEAFAEYLHEHVRKQAWGYAADEVMDNEALIRELYQGIRPAPGYAACPEHTEKKRLWELLDVENKIDMQLTESCAMWPGAAVSGWYFAHPDSKYFAVGKMEKDQIESYAERTGMTVEETERWLQSNLAYDV; this is translated from the coding sequence ATGAAACAACATCCAGCTCGCGCGCAAATTGAAAAAATATTAGCTGAACGCATCATGATGCTTGATGGCGGCATGGGTACCATGATCCAGTCATACAAGCTGGAAGAAGAAGATTATCGCGGCGAACAATACAAAGACTGGCATGTTGACTTAAAAGGCAACAATGACTTGTTGTCGATAACTCAACCGCAAATTATCAAAGAGATCCAAGGTAAGTATTACGCAGCCGGTGCAGATATCATTGAAACCAATACGTTTAACGCCACGACAATCTCAATGGAAGATTACGACATGGCGAGCGAAAGCCGAGCTATTAACATTGCATCGGCTAAATTAGCGCGAGAGTTGGCAGATGAATTTACCGCCAAAGAACCGCATAAGCCGCGTTTTGTTGCAGGTGTATTAGGCCCAACTAGTAAAACCTGTTCTATTTCGCCAGACGTAAACGACCCAGGCTTTCGTAACATTACCTTTGATGCGTTAGTGGAAGCGTATGTTGAATCGACCGAAGCCTTAATTGAAGGTGGTGTTGACTTAATATTGATTGAAACGATTTTCGATACGCTAAATGCTAAAGCAGCAGCCTTTGCAGTTGATGTGGCGTTTGAAAATAAGGGTATTGAATTACCGGTTATGATCTCAGGCACTATCACAGATGCGTCTGGTCGTACATTATCAGGTCAAACAACCGAAGCTTTTTATAACTCACTGCGTCACGTAAAACCAATTTCAATTGGCCTTAACTGTGCATTGGGCCCAGAAGAGTTACGCCAATATGTAGAAGAAATGGCGCGCATTTCAGACTTTGCGGTATCTGTGCACCCGAATGCGGGTTTACCTAACGCGTTTGGTGAATACGACTTAGACGGCCCAGATATGGCTGTTCATATTAAAGAGTGGGCTGAGTCTGGCTTCTTTAATATTGTTGGCGGTTGTTGCGGTACCTCGCCAGACCATATCGCGGCTATTTATGATGCAGTAAAAGATATTGCGCCGCGTAAAATAGAGCCACGCGAAATTGCTTGTCGCTTATCAGGCTTAGAGCCGTTAACCATTTCTAGCGAAAGCTTATTTGTTAACGTTGGTGAGCGAACCAACGTGACCGGCTCAGCTAAGTTTAAGCGTTTAATTAAAGAAGAAGTGTACGATGAAGCGTTGGATGTTGCCAAAGACCAAGTGGAAAACGGTGCGCAGATTATCGACATTAACATGGACGAAGGTATGTTGGATTCAGAAGCCGCTATGGTGCGCTTCTTAAATCTAATTGCCGCAGAACCGGATATCGCCCGTGTACCGATTATGATCGACTCATCTAAATGGGAGATCTTAGAAGCGGGTCTTAAATGTATTCAAGGTAAAGGTATCGTTAACTCTATCTCACTAAAAGAAGGTGAAGATAAATTTATCGAGCAAGCGAAATTGATCCGTCGTTACGGTGCAGCGGTTATCGTTATGGCGTTCGATGAAGTCGGACAGGCTGATACTCAAGAGCGTAAGTTTGAGATCTGTAAACGTTCGTACGATGTGCTAGTTAACAAAGTTGGCTTTCCACCAGAAGATATTATTTTTGACCCTAACGTATTTGCAGTTGCAACCGGTATTGATGAACACAACAACTACGGTGTTGATTTTATCGAAGCCTGTAAGGACATAACCGATAACTTACCACATGCAATGATCTCGGGTGGTATCTCTAACGTGTCGTTCTCATTCCGTGGTAATAATCCGGTACGTGAAGCGATCCATGCCGTATTCTTGTATTACGCAATTCGCAACGGTTTAACCATGGGTATCGTTAATGCTGGTCAATTGGCAATTTACGAAGATATTCCAAAAGAATTAAAAGACGCGGTTGAAGACGTAGTACTTAACCGTACCGACCAAGCAACCGAGCGTATGCTGGAAATTGCTGAAAAATATCGTGGCGATGGCGCAGCAGCAGAAGACAAAACAGCCGCAGAATGGCGCTCTTGGCCAACGGCTAAGCGTTTAGAGCATGCATTAGTTAAAGGTATTACCGAATTTATCGACGAAGATACCGAAGCCGCGCGTCAAGAAGCTGATCGCCCATTACACGTTATTGAAGGTCCATTAATGGACGGCATGAACGTAGTAGGGGATTTGTTCGGTGAAGGTAAAATGTTCTTACCTCAGGTAGTAAAATCTGCGCGTGTAATGAAAAAAGCCGTAGCCTATCTTGAGCCATACATTGAATTGGAAAAAGCCGCTGGTTCGTCAAACGGTAAAATTTTGATGGCAACAGTGAAAGGTGATGTTCACGATATCGGCAAAAACATTGTTGGCGTGGTACTACAATGTAATAACTACGAGATTGTCGACCTTGGCGTTATGGTGCCAGCCGATAAAATTTTAAAAACCGCGATTGAAGAAAAAGTCGATATTATTGGTTTATCAGGCCTAATTACGCCGTCGCTTGACGAAATGGTGCACGTAGCGAAAGAAATGCAGCGCCAAGGTTTTGATATTCCACTATTAATCGGTGGTGCGACAACCTCAAAGGCTCATACTGCGGTTAAGATCGAACAAAACTACGAGCACCCGGTGGTGTATGTACCAAATGCCTCACGCTCGGTGTCAGTTGCAACCGCGTTATTGTCTGAAGAGCAACGCGCGCCATTTATTGAAAAGCTGCAAGCTGATTACGTTAAAGTGCGTGATCAACATAACCGCAAAGGCCCGCGTAATACTTATATCTCGCTAGAAAAAGCCCGTGATAACAAGTTTGTTGCTGACTTCAGCGAGTATACACCTAAAACACCTAATCAATTAGGCACACAATACTTTGAAGATTTTGATATTCAATCCTTGCGTAACTACATTGATTGGACGCCATTCTTTATGACATGGCAGCTAAGCGGCAAATACCCAGCAATTTTAGAACACGAGTTGGTCGGTGAAGAAGCGAAAAAATTATTTGCCGATGCTAATGCATTGTTGGATAAAGCCATTAGTGAAAAACGTTTAGTTGCCAAGGCAGCGTTTGGTATTTTCCCAGCCAATAGCGACGGTGATGACGTATTGTTATACAAAGACGAATCGCGTTCTGAAGTGCTTACACGTTTACATCATTTACGTTCGCAATCAGAAAAACGTGGCGATCAAGCAAACCGTTGTTTAGCTGACTACATAGCGGATAAAGACAGTGGCGTGGCAGATTATAAAGGCGCATTTGCCGTCGGTATCTTTGGTGCTGATGAATGGGCTGAAGAGTACTTAAAAGATCATGATGACTACAACAGCATTATGGTCAAAGCCATTGCCGATCGCTTAGCCGAAGCCTTTGCTGAATATTTACATGAACACGTACGTAAGCAAGCATGGGGCTATGCGGCTGATGAAGTTATGGATAACGAAGCCCTGATCCGAGAATTGTACCAAGGTATTCGCCCAGCACCGGGTTATGCAGCCTGTCCTGAACATACTGAGAAAAAACGCCTTTGGGAGTTACTTGATGTCGAAAATAAAATTGATATGCAACTAACCGAAAGCTGCGCAATGTGGCCAGGTGCTGCTGTCAGCGGCTGGTATTTTGCCCACCCAGACAGTAAATATTTTGCGGTAGGTAAAATGGAGAAAGACCAGATAGAAAGCTACGCAGAGCGCACAGGTATGACGGTTGAAGAAACCGAGCGCTGGTTGCAATCGAATTTGGCGTATGATGTGTAA
- a CDS encoding cupin domain-containing protein — MNAQEYIQSLDLQPHPEGGYFKEVYRAQGKIEHQALPAQFNGPRNYATSIYFLLISGQKSSFHKINQDEGWHFYAGSPLTLHMLSPDGLYSQVELGQNLALEQNLQYFVPAGFYFAATVNQSDSFSLVGCTVAPGFDFADFVMPHADELAKEFPQHQEIIEQLGHR; from the coding sequence ATGAATGCACAAGAATACATTCAATCGCTAGATTTACAGCCGCATCCAGAAGGTGGCTATTTTAAAGAGGTTTATCGTGCCCAAGGCAAAATAGAGCATCAAGCCTTGCCAGCGCAGTTTAATGGACCTCGTAATTACGCAACATCTATCTATTTTTTATTAATATCGGGTCAAAAATCGAGCTTTCATAAAATTAATCAAGATGAGGGGTGGCATTTTTATGCCGGAAGCCCGTTAACCCTTCATATGTTATCGCCAGATGGTCTTTATTCTCAGGTCGAGCTTGGGCAAAATCTCGCGCTTGAGCAAAACCTACAGTATTTTGTGCCAGCAGGTTTTTATTTTGCAGCTACAGTTAATCAATCTGATAGTTTTTCATTAGTAGGCTGCACTGTTGCTCCCGGTTTTGATTTTGCTGATTTTGTAATGCCACATGCAGATGAATTAGCAAAAGAGTTTCCTCAACATCAAGAAATAATTGAACAGTTGGGACATAGATAG